One window of Petroclostridium xylanilyticum genomic DNA carries:
- a CDS encoding low molecular weight protein arginine phosphatase, producing the protein MKKTRKILFVCTGNTCRSSMAEVLFKKILKDNGIEDVEAASAGTSVFFPSGASEHSIEVMRDRGIDLTSHQSRQVTKEMIHEADIILTMTVNHREKLLNVCPEAADKVFTLKEFAYGVENADTLDISDPFGLPKEYYEQCSDEIYRALEKVVERIRNGELL; encoded by the coding sequence ATGAAAAAGACCAGGAAAATACTGTTCGTTTGCACCGGCAATACTTGCCGCAGCAGTATGGCAGAAGTATTATTTAAAAAGATTTTGAAAGATAATGGAATAGAGGATGTTGAGGCAGCTTCTGCAGGGACATCTGTATTTTTTCCTTCAGGAGCAAGTGAGCACTCTATTGAAGTAATGAGAGACAGGGGAATTGATTTAACTTCTCATCAGTCCAGACAGGTAACTAAAGAAATGATCCATGAGGCGGACATCATCTTGACGATGACGGTAAATCACCGTGAAAAATTGTTAAATGTCTGCCCTGAGGCGGCAGATAAAGTATTTACATTAAAAGAGTTTGCTTACGGTGTAGAAAATGCCGATACCTTGGATATAAGTGACCCCTTTGGACTGCCGAAAGAGTATTATGAGCAGTGTTCAGATGAAATTTATCGTGCGCTTGAAAAGGTAGTTGAAAGAATTAGAAATGGAGAGCTGCTTTGA
- the rimI gene encoding ribosomal protein S18-alanine N-acetyltransferase, translating into MQITIAPMELWDIDGVMEIEYASFAIPWSREAFEEELINNKHAVYIVAKQGNKVIGYGGMWKVLEEGHITNIAVHPDFRRMRVGYAIVEALTQIAKNKGIGSMTLEVRENNIAAQGLYRKFGFEVVGRRKKYYADNNEDALIMTMVMIN; encoded by the coding sequence ATGCAAATAACGATTGCACCAATGGAATTATGGGATATTGACGGAGTAATGGAAATAGAATATGCAAGTTTTGCTATACCGTGGTCACGGGAAGCCTTTGAAGAAGAACTAATAAATAATAAGCATGCTGTTTATATTGTTGCAAAGCAGGGTAACAAGGTAATAGGATACGGAGGCATGTGGAAAGTTCTTGAAGAAGGTCATATTACCAATATAGCTGTCCACCCGGATTTTAGAAGGATGAGGGTAGGATATGCCATCGTGGAGGCACTTACTCAAATTGCAAAAAATAAAGGAATAGGCAGCATGACCCTGGAGGTTAGAGAGAACAACATTGCTGCCCAGGGACTTTATAGGAAGTTTGGCTTTGAAGTAGTCGGCAGAAGAAAGAAATATTATGCAGACAATAATGAAGATGCACTCATCATGACTATGGTGATGATTAATTAA
- a CDS encoding L-threonylcarbamoyladenylate synthase → MNTQILKINPQNPEKDKIEQAAQVWRDGGTVAFPTETVYGLGANALNEAAVKKIFEAKGRPADNPLIVHISDFEEVDRLVENIPAGTKHLMSSFWPGPLTIIMKKSNIIPDIITAGLDTVAIRLPSHPIARSLIKVSGIPIAAPSANTSGKPSPTIAQHVIDDLFGKVDIIIDGGPAEVGLESTVIDVTGEIPVLLRPGGVTYEQLRSVLGEVQVDPAVLSALSADVVPRSPGMKYTHYSPNAEVVIVEGEKEKVIHAINRLVEENRRKGLKVGVMAVDETASLYHADCVLAVGSEGQPQTIAANLFYKLREFDQMGVDIIFAQSVKEQGIGMAIRNRLNKAAGYNIIKV, encoded by the coding sequence GAGAGATGGCGGGACGGTGGCTTTCCCCACTGAGACGGTGTATGGCTTAGGGGCTAATGCGTTGAATGAGGCGGCTGTAAAAAAAATATTTGAAGCTAAAGGGCGTCCGGCAGATAATCCACTTATCGTACATATTTCGGATTTTGAGGAGGTGGACAGGCTTGTAGAAAATATTCCTGCAGGCACGAAACACTTAATGTCCAGCTTCTGGCCCGGGCCTCTAACAATCATTATGAAAAAGTCAAATATTATTCCTGATATTATAACTGCAGGATTGGATACCGTCGCCATCAGGCTTCCATCCCATCCCATTGCTCGCAGTCTTATAAAGGTATCAGGTATTCCGATAGCAGCTCCCAGTGCTAATACCTCAGGTAAACCAAGTCCAACAATAGCACAGCATGTAATTGATGATTTGTTTGGGAAAGTGGATATTATAATAGATGGAGGGCCGGCTGAAGTGGGATTGGAGTCAACCGTTATAGATGTAACCGGTGAGATACCTGTTCTTCTTCGTCCGGGCGGTGTTACCTATGAACAATTAAGGAGCGTATTAGGAGAAGTTCAGGTAGACCCGGCTGTTTTATCGGCTTTAAGCGCCGATGTAGTCCCACGGTCACCCGGAATGAAATATACCCATTATTCTCCCAACGCCGAGGTAGTTATTGTTGAAGGAGAAAAAGAAAAAGTAATACATGCAATCAACCGATTGGTGGAAGAAAATCGTAGAAAAGGGTTAAAAGTGGGAGTGATGGCAGTGGACGAAACGGCAAGCCTTTATCATGCCGATTGTGTACTCGCTGTTGGAAGTGAAGGACAGCCTCAAACCATCGCAGCAAATCTATTCTATAAGTTAAGAGAGTTCGATCAGATGGGTGTAGATATTATTTTCGCCCAGTCTGTAAAAGAACAGGGGATAGGAATGGCGATAAGAAATAGGCTCAATAAGGCGGCGGGATATAATATAATTAAGGTATGA
- a CDS encoding ATP-binding protein, with product MPGKPYELSYEQLRNPYDPEEFNFNTTDDLEPFEDIIGQDRAVKAIEFGLKIKVRGYNIYLSGLTGTGKTSFAETYIKKIAENEPVPDDWCYLYNFDKPTHPIAISFPAGKGKEFKKDMEEFVSIIKNEIPKAFNSDDYEKGKADIVKEFQEKRDKLLERLNKNAENQGFKVNTTNAGIYFLPIIDGKALTEEEYANLDEKDKAAIREKSQKLQLETLEIIRTIKEIEKEAEEKINEWEHKIALFAVGMHINDLSEKYREHDKVLEYLEKVKKDILDNLGDFMDDGSEEEQSQILLLSSTARDESGPEDKYKVNLLIDNSNTQGAPVIVDFNPTYYNLIGKVEYETEHGSMVTDYTMIKPGLLHQANGGYLILQVDDVLRNIHSWEALKRALRTKKITIENMQEHLGLVAFSTLRPEPIPLDIKVLLVGSTELYHLLLQYDEDFKKLFKIKADFDEEMDRNNDNAMKYARFICSFCQREGALPFDRTAVARVIDYGSRLVDHQNKLTTRFNDIVEILAESSAWAQIEGSGHVSAEHVKKAIAEKEYRSNKYDEKLLEYLEEGTIMVDTSGCVVGQINGLSVLDLGDYSFGKPSRITATTYIGKSGIVNIEREIEMSGTSHSKGVLILSGYIGQKYAQEMPLALTASLCFEQLYSGVDGDSASSTELYAILSSLSELPIKQGIAVTGSVNQKGEIQPIGGVNQKIEGFFELCKRRGLTGDQGVIIPHQNVKNLMLKDEVVEAVKEGNFHIYPIKTIDEGIEILTGVEAGTKDENGKYPEGTVNYLVYEKLKKFAKYVVEFGKN from the coding sequence ATGCCAGGAAAACCTTATGAATTATCCTATGAGCAGCTTAGAAATCCATACGATCCGGAGGAATTTAATTTTAATACTACTGATGACCTGGAACCGTTTGAGGATATTATTGGACAGGACAGGGCTGTAAAGGCAATAGAATTTGGACTTAAGATAAAAGTAAGAGGATATAACATTTACCTGTCGGGATTGACAGGAACAGGTAAGACCAGCTTTGCGGAAACCTATATAAAGAAAATTGCGGAAAATGAACCAGTCCCGGACGACTGGTGTTATCTATATAATTTTGATAAGCCAACCCACCCTATAGCGATTAGTTTTCCGGCGGGAAAGGGTAAAGAGTTTAAAAAGGATATGGAAGAATTTGTATCCATCATTAAAAATGAAATCCCTAAAGCTTTTAACAGCGATGATTATGAAAAAGGAAAAGCAGATATTGTGAAGGAGTTTCAAGAAAAAAGAGACAAGCTGCTGGAGAGATTAAATAAGAATGCAGAAAACCAGGGATTTAAAGTAAATACGACAAATGCAGGAATTTACTTTTTACCTATTATAGATGGAAAAGCGCTAACGGAAGAAGAATACGCAAACCTGGATGAGAAGGATAAGGCAGCTATCCGGGAAAAATCTCAAAAACTGCAGCTTGAAACTCTGGAGATCATCAGGACCATCAAAGAAATAGAAAAAGAAGCAGAAGAAAAAATTAACGAATGGGAACATAAAATAGCTTTATTTGCTGTAGGGATGCATATCAATGATCTTAGTGAGAAGTACAGAGAACATGACAAAGTCCTGGAATATTTAGAAAAAGTTAAGAAAGATATTTTGGATAACCTGGGAGATTTCATGGATGACGGTTCAGAAGAAGAACAGTCACAAATATTGCTTTTATCTTCTACAGCGAGGGATGAATCCGGACCTGAAGATAAGTACAAGGTTAATTTACTCATAGACAATAGTAATACTCAGGGAGCCCCGGTTATAGTCGATTTCAACCCTACCTATTATAATTTGATAGGAAAGGTTGAGTATGAAACTGAACATGGATCCATGGTGACAGACTATACCATGATAAAACCTGGCCTGCTGCACCAGGCTAATGGAGGTTATCTAATCCTTCAGGTTGATGACGTCTTAAGGAATATTCATTCGTGGGAAGCTTTAAAAAGAGCGTTAAGAACAAAAAAGATTACTATAGAAAATATGCAGGAGCACCTCGGACTGGTAGCATTTTCAACCCTGCGCCCGGAACCGATACCGCTGGATATTAAAGTACTGCTGGTAGGAAGTACAGAACTTTATCACTTATTGCTGCAGTACGATGAAGATTTTAAAAAGCTGTTCAAGATTAAAGCTGACTTTGATGAAGAAATGGATAGAAATAACGATAATGCTATGAAGTATGCAAGGTTTATTTGTTCTTTCTGCCAGAGGGAAGGAGCACTGCCTTTTGATAGAACCGCAGTAGCAAGGGTAATTGATTATGGTTCTCGATTGGTAGACCATCAGAATAAACTTACAACGCGATTTAATGATATTGTAGAAATCCTGGCTGAATCCTCTGCCTGGGCACAGATAGAAGGAAGCGGGCATGTTAGTGCCGAACACGTCAAAAAAGCGATAGCGGAAAAGGAATACAGGTCTAATAAATATGATGAAAAGCTGCTTGAATACCTTGAAGAAGGAACCATTATGGTAGATACCAGTGGATGTGTAGTAGGGCAAATTAACGGCCTTTCTGTACTGGATCTGGGTGATTATTCTTTTGGAAAGCCTTCGAGAATTACTGCAACTACTTATATTGGTAAAAGTGGAATCGTAAATATTGAACGTGAAATCGAGATGAGTGGTACTTCTCACAGCAAAGGAGTGTTAATCCTCTCTGGATATATAGGGCAAAAATATGCTCAAGAAATGCCGCTTGCTTTAACTGCCAGCCTTTGTTTTGAGCAACTGTATAGTGGTGTAGATGGAGATAGTGCTTCCAGTACCGAGTTGTATGCAATACTGTCCAGTCTTTCGGAATTACCTATAAAGCAGGGGATTGCAGTTACAGGCTCGGTAAACCAAAAAGGTGAAATACAGCCTATAGGGGGGGTAAATCAAAAAATAGAAGGATTCTTCGAGTTATGCAAACGCAGGGGCTTAACCGGAGACCAGGGTGTAATTATACCGCATCAAAATGTAAAAAATCTGATGCTAAAAGACGAAGTCGTCGAAGCAGTAAAAGAAGGCAATTTTCACATTTACCCTATAAAGACGATTGATGAAGGCATTGAAATTCTTACAGGTGTGGAAGCAGGTACTAAAGATGAAAACGGCAAATACCCTGAGGGAACGGTGAATTATTTGGTTTATGAGAAATTGAAAAAATTTGCAAAATATGTAGTTGAATTTGGGAAAAATTAA